One stretch of SAR324 cluster bacterium DNA includes these proteins:
- a CDS encoding YggS family pyridoxal phosphate-dependent enzyme, with protein MSLKDRLTELSAELAELATEAGRSPAEIKLIAVSKTHPSELIAEAFQAGQVRFGENRVQEASEKIERLQNPGIEWHLIGHLQKNKARFCPGRFDWIHSVDSQELLELLEKQCALQSQPIQILLQANLSQEDSKSGVSDYDNLCRLLEKTQSCQWLRCRGLMTMAAATDDANEIRRTFVQLRTWLEKLRNEFTLTTFTELSMGMSSDYRIAIAEGATMVRLGTALFRERTKPLTMQ; from the coding sequence ATGAGTCTGAAAGATCGTCTAACCGAACTGAGTGCTGAACTAGCTGAATTGGCAACAGAGGCTGGTCGCTCTCCAGCAGAAATCAAGTTGATTGCCGTCTCGAAGACTCATCCTAGTGAACTAATCGCAGAAGCTTTCCAAGCTGGACAGGTGCGCTTCGGTGAAAATCGTGTTCAGGAAGCCTCAGAAAAAATTGAAAGACTACAGAACCCAGGTATCGAATGGCACTTGATCGGGCATTTGCAAAAAAACAAGGCTCGCTTCTGCCCTGGGCGCTTCGACTGGATTCATTCCGTTGATTCCCAAGAGTTATTGGAATTACTCGAAAAGCAGTGTGCTCTGCAAAGCCAACCCATACAAATTCTACTACAGGCCAATCTGTCGCAAGAAGACAGCAAAAGTGGAGTCAGTGACTACGACAATTTGTGCAGGTTATTAGAGAAAACGCAGAGTTGTCAGTGGCTGCGCTGTAGAGGTTTGATGACTATGGCTGCAGCCACAGATGACGCAAACGAAATCCGTAGAACTTTCGTACAACTTCGTACTTGGCTTGAAAAGCTGCGCAATGAATTTACTCTGACCACTTTCACGGAACTTTCGATGGGGATGTCCTCTGATTACCGAATCGCCATTGCAGA